DNA sequence from the Sulfurimonas sp. HSL3-1 genome:
GGCGATGGTTTGCTGGGCCGCCTCCTGCTGGGCGGTTTTTTTGCTCTTGCCGGTGGCTTTGGCGTACTCCTTGCCGTCGATCACGATGGCGATGGTGAACTCTTTCTTGTGGTCAGGACCGCTGCTGCCCACGAGGCGGTACTCGGGGGTGATGCCGAAGTGCGCCTGGGTCAGCTCCTGCAGCGCCGTCTTGTGGTCTTTGAAGAGGGTGTCGAGGGAGATCTCTTTGTAAACGCTCTCCAGCAGGGTGGTCGCGATCGTTTTGACCGGAGCGAGCCCCGCTTCGAGGTAGATGGCGCCGATCACGGCTTCAAAGGCGTTGGAGAGCAGAGAGGGTTTGGAGCGTCCGCCGTTGTTCTCCTCGGCGTTGGAGAGGAAGATGGCCTGGCCCAGCTTGATATGGTCGGCCAGGCGCGCGAATCCCTCTTCGTTGACAAGGGAAGCCCGCATCTTGGAGAGTTTGCCCTCGTCGTGCTTGGGGAAGTGCTCAAAGAGGTATTCGCCGACGATGAGGTCGAGGACGGCGTCGCCCAGGAATTCGAGGCGTTCGTTGTTGTAGGGCTGTTTGAAACTTTTATGCGTCAGGGCTTCGCGCAGCAGCTGTTTGTTTTCGAAGGTGTAGCCGAGCGTCTGCTCAATACGCGCCATCTGGTCCATGCTTATCCTCTTTTCATCTTTTCGGCGACGCCCCGGGCCAGGGTGTCGCAGCGTTCGTTTTCCGGGTGGCCGTCATGGCCCCGGACCCAGGTCGCTTTGATACGGTGGGGGGCGCTGGCGACGATGTAGTCACGCCAGAGATCGGGGTTCTTCACCTTGGCGAAATCGCGTTTGATCCAGTTCTGAAGCCACTCGTTGATCCCCTTGACGACGTAGGAGGAGTCCGAGACGATCTCCACGTCGCAGGGCTCTTTGAGGGCTTTGAGGCCTTCGATGACGCCGCGCAGCTCCATACGGTTGTTGGTCGTATGGGGTTCGCCGCCGCTGAGCTCGCGCTCTTTGTCGCCGAAGCGCAGGATCGTCCCGTAGCCGCCGGGGCCGGGATTGCCCAGGGCGGAACCGTCACTGAACAGGGTGATATGTTTCATACTTCGTAAGCCCTTTCCGAGCGTTCCGACGGGGCGAAATCCGCTACGGCTTTGCCCAGCAGCGGTTCGGTGACGACGGAATCGATCGTAT
Encoded proteins:
- the rnhA gene encoding ribonuclease HI yields the protein MKHITLFSDGSALGNPGPGGYGTILRFGDKERELSGGEPHTTNNRMELRGVIEGLKALKEPCDVEIVSDSSYVVKGINEWLQNWIKRDFAKVKNPDLWRDYIVASAPHRIKATWVRGHDGHPENERCDTLARGVAEKMKRG
- the rnc gene encoding ribonuclease III, which codes for MDQMARIEQTLGYTFENKQLLREALTHKSFKQPYNNERLEFLGDAVLDLIVGEYLFEHFPKHDEGKLSKMRASLVNEEGFARLADHIKLGQAIFLSNAEENNGGRSKPSLLSNAFEAVIGAIYLEAGLAPVKTIATTLLESVYKEISLDTLFKDHKTALQELTQAHFGITPEYRLVGSSGPDHKKEFTIAIVIDGKEYAKATGKSKKTAQQEAAQQTIARLKEELS